The Acidianus manzaensis genome has a window encoding:
- a CDS encoding Mut7-C RNAse domain-containing protein encodes MQRTKFIVDAMLGKLAIWLRILGYDTFYSNDIEDWKILKIANNDKRVILTRDRGLYIRAKKKNLDCFLVPVDSDIIDILALLSIKYGIDLTADINVSRCSECNGILMKISDNKWKCTKCGKEYWKGKHWRTITEILIKAEAKKEQDELNFNSRIKQRGREDINSDSKKSNTKEIRIDQK; translated from the coding sequence ATGCAGCGTACTAAGTTCATTGTTGATGCTATGCTTGGTAAGTTGGCAATTTGGCTAAGAATACTAGGATATGATACCTTTTATAGCAATGATATAGAAGACTGGAAAATATTGAAGATAGCTAATAATGATAAAAGAGTAATTCTGACTAGAGATCGTGGTTTATACATTAGGGCTAAAAAGAAAAACTTAGACTGCTTTTTAGTTCCAGTTGATTCTGATATAATTGATATATTAGCATTATTATCAATTAAATATGGTATAGATCTTACTGCTGATATTAATGTTTCAAGGTGTTCAGAATGTAACGGAATTTTAATGAAAATCTCAGATAATAAATGGAAATGTACTAAATGTGGGAAAGAATATTGGAAAGGCAAACATTGGCGTACAATAACAGAGATACTTATAAAGGCAGAGGCAAAGAAAGAACAAGATGAGCTTAATTTCAATTCAAGAATTAAGCAGAGAGGAAGGGAAGATATTAATTCAGATAGCAAGAAGAGCAATACAAAGGAAATTAGGATTGATCAAAAATGA